A part of Flavobacteriaceae bacterium GSB9 genomic DNA contains:
- a CDS encoding SRPBCC family protein, which translates to MPRIELRTEIKADKEIVFDLSRSIDLHKISTEHTNETAIAGKTSGLIGLNESVTWRAKHFGIYQKLTSKITEFDRPNYFADEMVSGAFNEFKHEHHFAELNGGTLMTDFFDYKSPFGILGKLADILFLKKYITDLLTERNRIVKEFAESDKWKQIITE; encoded by the coding sequence ATGCCGAGAATTGAATTACGAACTGAAATTAAAGCTGATAAGGAAATAGTCTTTGACCTTTCTCGGAGCATTGATTTACACAAAATATCAACTGAACACACGAATGAAACTGCAATCGCTGGAAAAACAAGCGGATTAATCGGACTGAATGAAAGCGTGACTTGGCGAGCAAAACATTTTGGAATTTATCAAAAACTGACTTCCAAAATAACGGAATTTGACCGACCGAATTATTTTGCGGACGAAATGGTTAGCGGAGCATTTAATGAATTTAAACACGAACATCACTTTGCTGAATTGAATGGCGGAACGTTGATGACTGATTTTTTTGATTATAAATCACCATTCGGAATTTTAGGTAAGTTAGCGGACATACTTTTTCTCAAAAAATATATAACTGATTTACTCACAGAACGAAACCGAATTGTAAAAGAGTTTGCGGAATCTGACAAATGGAAACAAATTATAACTGAATAA
- a CDS encoding amidohydrolase family protein, which translates to MTKKTIFLLVFLITSIIINAQNTVIKAGHFFDARNGKILENQIIIVQNGKIKEVGTNLNYDKTDSIIDLSNSWVLPGLMDCHVHITSNYPHRNVQMEKKFVGESTSLRAIRGTVVAKEFLDNGFTTIKEIGNDANYATADIIKAINKGWVQGPTIIYAGKIIAPYGGQSSGVNPEHEHFWNFEYIDADTPDEIKKAVRKNIYYGATVIKLVSEDNGIYNEEDIKAAVDEAKKYDIKVTVHVQGGIAATNVISGGAAGIEHGFGLSNEQLQLMKEKGIFLVGTDFSYDNWYAYGMDSTTATALNNMLIDRLKRAYKIGTPMAFGTDIIVNLPELNRVQSSLKVLETWKAAEIPASYILQTMTIKSAELLGIDNERGILEPNYYADIIAVENNPLKDIEAIKTVHFVMKEGEIIRNDKK; encoded by the coding sequence ATGACAAAAAAAACAATATTTCTCTTAGTCTTTCTTATAACTTCAATAATAATAAATGCTCAAAATACTGTAATCAAGGCAGGTCATTTCTTCGATGCTCGTAACGGCAAAATTTTGGAGAATCAAATAATAATTGTTCAAAATGGTAAAATAAAGGAGGTAGGAACTAACTTAAACTATGACAAGACAGATAGTATAATTGACCTATCAAACTCATGGGTGTTACCTGGTTTAATGGACTGCCATGTTCATATAACATCTAACTATCCTCATAGAAATGTTCAGATGGAAAAGAAATTCGTAGGCGAAAGCACATCTCTCCGTGCAATAAGGGGAACAGTTGTTGCTAAAGAATTTTTAGATAATGGATTCACAACAATTAAAGAAATAGGTAATGATGCAAACTACGCCACCGCAGACATCATTAAAGCTATTAATAAAGGTTGGGTTCAAGGTCCTACTATTATATATGCAGGTAAAATTATTGCCCCCTATGGTGGACAATCTAGCGGTGTGAATCCAGAGCACGAACATTTTTGGAATTTTGAATATATAGATGCAGATACTCCTGATGAAATAAAGAAAGCTGTAAGAAAGAATATTTATTATGGTGCTACTGTAATTAAATTAGTTAGTGAGGATAATGGAATTTATAATGAGGAAGATATAAAAGCAGCTGTTGACGAAGCAAAAAAATACGACATAAAAGTAACTGTTCATGTACAAGGAGGTATAGCAGCGACAAATGTCATTTCAGGAGGTGCAGCTGGAATTGAACACGGATTTGGATTGAGCAATGAACAGCTTCAATTAATGAAAGAAAAAGGAATCTTTCTAGTAGGCACAGACTTCTCTTATGACAATTGGTATGCTTATGGCATGGATTCCACAACAGCAACAGCTTTAAACAATATGCTTATTGACAGACTTAAAAGAGCTTATAAAATTGGGACTCCAATGGCTTTTGGAACAGATATCATTGTTAACTTGCCAGAATTAAACCGTGTACAATCGAGTCTTAAAGTTTTAGAAACGTGGAAAGCAGCAGAAATACCAGCTTCATATATTTTACAGACCATGACAATCAAATCAGCTGAACTTCTAGGCATTGATAATGAAAGAGGAATCCTTGAGCCTAATTATTATGCTGATATAATTGCTGTTGAAAACAACCCTCTTAAGGACATTGAGGCAATAAAGACTGTTCATTTTGTCATGAAAGAAGGTGAAATAATTAGAAATGACAAAAAATAA